One stretch of Heterodontus francisci isolate sHetFra1 unplaced genomic scaffold, sHetFra1.hap1 HAP1_SCAFFOLD_570, whole genome shotgun sequence DNA includes these proteins:
- the gjz1 gene encoding gap junction beta-5 protein, with protein sequence MAAYIAGFSRLASIAMGTLTGRQGMTLWYGLMGVRLVALFVADRPWSTLRADYICNGTLTPYCWAECFNAHFRFPMDVFWDFSYVLAVLPILCLYQLSPRVRTAKGAPPEGPPPGPTLAQAAKRPKGSCWRAWVAVSCALALAAIEGAFLWVLSRAQLPQVAPVSVLCVSSACSQTVDCMLYARSEKLAALVVLAFASGLNILVGLAYVVTACLAERWHQM encoded by the coding sequence ATGGCCGCCTACATCGCTGGATTCAGCCGACTGGCCTCCATCGCCATGGGGACGCTGACGGGCCGCCAGGGCATGACCCTGTGGTACGGGCTGATGGGCGTGCGCCTGGTGGCCCTCTTCGTGGCCGATCGGCCCTGGTCCACCCTGCGCGCCGACTACATCTGCAACGGGACCTTGACCCCCTACTGCTGGGCTGAATGCTTCAACGCCCACTTTCGCTTCCCCATGGACGTGTTCTGGGACTTCAGCTACGTGCTGGCCGTGCTGCCCATCCTCTGCCTCTACCAGCTCTCCCCCCGCGTCCGAACGGCCAAGGGAGCTCCCCCCGAGGGGCCGCCCCCCGGCCCCACCCTCGCCCAAGCAGCCAAGAGGCCCAAAGGGAGCTGCTGGAGGGCCTGGGTGGCAGTGTCCTGCGCCCTGGCCTTGGCCGCCATCGAGGGGGCCTTCCTCTGGGTCTTGTCCCGCGCCCAGCTGCCCCAGGTGGCGCCCGTCTCCGTCCTGTGCGTCTCCTCAGCCTGCTCCCAGACAGTGGATTGCATGCTCTACGCCCGCAGTGAGAAGCTGGCCGCCCTCGTCGTGCTGGCCTTCGCCTCGGGCCTCAACATCCTGGTGGGCCTGGCCTACGTCGTCACCGCCTGCCTCGCCGAGAGGTGGCACCAGATGTGA